TCCTCCTAACTTCCCGATACGTTCATTTATTTTCAAAGGTTTTTCCCAGATTTATGTACATTTAGCTTTGTCAGCACAATGCAATCAAGAGTATTTTAACATCTTTTATAGGGAAGCGCTTTTAAAAAATGCAATTCGGCAAATATTTTTGCCTCACCCATTATCTCCAGTTTTCGGCTTCTTCAAAACCTTTCCTACCTTCAAGACATGCTCCAGGCTTTTCTTCACTTCATGCATGTCCATTTCAGCAGTTGGCTTCCTGGCGATGATGATGTAGTCATTCCCGTTATGGACGCGGTCCTGCAATTCATGGAAGGATTGCCGGATATATCTTTTGATCTGGTTACGCATGACGGCATTGCCGATTTTTTTGCTGACCGACAGCCCGATACGGAAATTCTCCTGCTCGGGTTTTTTCAGAATATAGACAACGAATTGCCGGTTCGCAACCGACCTTCCCTTTTTAAAGGCCTCTTGGAACTCTTTATTTTTTTTCACTCTGAAGTC
The window above is part of the Mesobacillus jeotgali genome. Proteins encoded here:
- the rnpA gene encoding ribonuclease P protein component, with protein sequence MKKDFRVKKNKEFQEAFKKGRSVANRQFVVYILKKPEQENFRIGLSVSKKIGNAVMRNQIKRYIRQSFHELQDRVHNGNDYIIIARKPTAEMDMHEVKKSLEHVLKVGKVLKKPKTGDNG